The proteins below are encoded in one region of Stigmatopora argus isolate UIUO_Sarg chromosome 2, RoL_Sarg_1.0, whole genome shotgun sequence:
- the LOC144070656 gene encoding trans-1,2-dihydrobenzene-1,2-diol dehydrogenase-like: MATRWGICSAGKISHDFMVAMKTLPPEDHQAVAVAARSLEDAKKFAKRHNIPRAYGSYEELAKDPNIDVVYIGTIQTNHLSSCLLFLNAKKPVLCEKSLAMTTKEVKEILACAKKNNVFLMEAIWARFFPAYREVRRLIAQGEIGDVRMVRSEFGLSVLPLPRLELKELGGGALLDIGLYPLQFSLMVYGGEKPESIKTEGVILETGVDETLVVTFKFSNNRIAVFTSSSALQLQNDAIIVGTKGLIRFPTHMWCPEVMVVNGKETKYPLPEPHLPLNFVHSTGLRYEAEEVRQCLLKGMKECPIVSHADSLLLAEVKEEILKQVGVTYD, translated from the exons ATGGCAACCAGGTGGGGGATCTGCAGCGCCGGGAAGATCAGTCATGACTTCATGGTGGCGATGAAAACACTTCCACCCGAAGACCACCAG GCTGTGGCTGTGGCTGCACGTAGCTTAGAGGATGCAAAGAAGTTTGCCAAAAGGCACAATATCCCTCGAGCATATGGCAGCTACGAGGAGTTGGCCAAAGATCCAAACATCG ATGTTGTATACATCGGTACGATCCAGACCAATCACCTGAGCTCCTGCTTGCTCTTCCTGAACGCAAAGAAGCCCGTCCTGTGCGAAAAGTCCTTGGCCATGACGACGAAGGAAGTGAAGGAGATCTTGGCCTGCGCCAAGAAGAACAACGTCTTCCTCATGGAG gCCATTTGGGCCAGATTCTTCCCAGCCTACCGAGAGGTCCGACGACTGATCGCCCAGGGAGAGATTGGCGACGTGAGGATGGTCCGGTCCGAGTTCGGTCTGTCGGTGCTGCCTCTGCCCAGGTTGGAACTGAAGGAACTCGGCGGAGGAGCGCTGCTGGACATCGGCCTATATCCTCTGCAGTTCTCCCTCATGGTGTACGGCGGGGAGAAGCCCGAGAGCATCAAAACCGAGGGTGTCATCCTAGAAACCG gagTGGACGAAACCTTGGTGGTGACCTTCAAGTTCTCCAATAACAGGATAGCCGTGTTCACCAGCTCCTCAGCCCTGCAGCTTCAAAACGACGCCATCATCGTGGGCACCAAGGGGTTAATCCGG TTCCCGACACACATGTGGTGCCCTGAGGTCATGGTGGTGAATGGGAAGGAAACCAAGTACCCGCTCCCGGAACCTCACTTGCCGCTCAACTTTGTTCACAGCACGGGGTTGCGTTATGAGGCGGAGGAGGTCCGACAGTGTTTGCTTAAAG
- the LOC144070655 gene encoding trans-1,2-dihydrobenzene-1,2-diol dehydrogenase-like, protein MATRWGICSAGKISNDFTVALRSLPPEDHQVVAVAARNLERAQEFGKKHSIPVTYGSYEELARDPNIDVVYIGVIHPYHLKACLLFMDAKKNVLCEKPLAMNAKEVKEIVASAKRNDVFLMEAVWSRFFPASVEIRRLLAQGEVGQVKMVMAQFGQSLMHLPRSMDKELGAGTMLDLGIYPLQFAVMVYGGETPEKITAVGVCTETGVDETVVVTLMFSKGRMAVITSSSGLELDNDAVIVGTKGHIKIPAHMWCPTSMVVNGKESHYPVPEPDLPLNFLNSTGMRYEAEAVRQCLLKGLKESSVMSHHDSLLLAKIEDEVRRQVGVVYSQDSG, encoded by the exons ATGGCAACCAGATGGGGAATCTGTAGCGCAGGCAAAATCAGCAACGACTTCACGGTGGCCCTGAGATCTCTTCCACCCGAGGACCACCAG GTTGTGGCTGTCGCTGCCCGGAACTTGGAGCGCGCGCAAGAGTTTGGTAAAAAGCACAGCATCCCTGTAACATATGGCAGCTACGAGGAATTGGCCCGAGATCCAAACATCG ATGTGGTTTACATTGGTGTGATCCACCCGTACCACCTGAAGGCTTGCTTGCTCTTCAtggatgccaaaaaaaatgtcttatgcGAGAAACCTCTGGCCATGAACGCCAAGGAGGTGAAGGAGATCGTGGCGTCGGCTAAGAGAAATGACGTCTTCCTCATGGAG GCAGTATGGAGTCGATTCTTTCCAGCCTCAGTGGAGATCCGGCggctgctcgctcagggcgagGTGGGCCAGGTGAAAATGGTGATGGCCCAATTTGGCCAATCCCTCATGCATCTGCCGAGATCGATGGACAAGGAGCTGGGAGCGGGGACCATGCTGGACCTCGGTATTTACCCGTTGCAGTTTGCCGTCATGGTGTATGGCGGAGAAACGCCAGAGAAAATCACTGCCGTGGGGGTCTGCACAGAGACTG GTGTGGATGAAACCGTGGTGGTCACGCTGATGTTTTCTAAAGGCCGCATGGCCGTGATCACGAGCTCTTCGGGTCTGGAACTGGACAACGACGCTGTCATCGTGGGGACCAAAGGTCACATAAAG ATCCCTGCTCACATGTGGTGCCCCACCTCCATGGTTGTCAATGGTAAAGAGAGTCATTATCCTGTGCCAGAACCCGACTTGCCTCTCAATTTTCTCAACAGCACGGGAATGCGCTATGAGGCGGAGGCGGTGCGACAGTGTTTGCTCAAAG GGCTTAAGGAGAGTTCTGTAATGTCCCACCATGATTCTCTTTTACTGGCCAAAATTGAGGATGAAGTGCGCCGGCAGGTGGGCGTGGTCTACAGCCAAGACTCTGGCTAA